Proteins found in one Clostridium butyricum genomic segment:
- a CDS encoding GreA/GreB family elongation factor: MHNVLTQENMKKLQDELEYRMTVKRAEIAKEKLVAAAHGDRSENAEYKEACANYRENDNRIQYLMTMISTATVIDDEDQDKSVLGINSKAKVKFIDDDEEEIITLVTTMDLDPENMMISIESDLGKALIGKKAGEIVEVEAPGDKYSVEILEIL, translated from the coding sequence ATGCATAATGTATTAACACAGGAAAATATGAAAAAATTACAGGATGAATTAGAATATAGAATGACAGTTAAAAGAGCTGAAATTGCTAAAGAAAAATTAGTAGCTGCTGCTCATGGTGATAGATCTGAAAATGCTGAATATAAAGAAGCATGCGCAAACTATAGAGAAAATGATAACAGAATTCAGTATCTTATGACTATGATTTCAACAGCAACAGTAATTGATGATGAAGATCAAGACAAATCTGTCCTTGGAATAAACAGTAAAGCTAAAGTAAAGTTTATTGACGATGATGAAGAGGAAATCATTACTCTTGTTACAACAATGGACCTTGATCCTGAAAACATGATGATAAGTATCGAATCTGATTTAGGAAAAGCCCTAATTGGTAAAAAAGCTGGAGAAATTGTTGAAGTAGAAGCTCCTGGCGATAAATATTCTGTTGAAATTTTAGAAATTCTATAA
- a CDS encoding metallophosphoesterase family protein, whose amino-acid sequence MSRYVMSDIHGCYTEFIEMLQKINFGDDDELYVLGDIFDRGPQPLKVLDYILDKKNIQMIKGNHEKMFEDAIINDDYMLWYVNGGYVTHSQLLERGETEIVKVLEYIKGLPLIKVVDKFIFVHAGFKDYDDSFELEEFLTQSEDIYIWSRDNIGNEKKYRDYTIICGHTPVQNIEDGSNTIIKRHGTIYIDCGCCFGENVDGQLACLRLEDMQEYYVSKICV is encoded by the coding sequence ATGAGCAGATATGTAATGTCTGATATACATGGATGTTATACAGAGTTTATTGAAATGCTTCAAAAGATAAACTTTGGCGATGATGATGAATTATATGTGTTAGGAGATATATTTGACAGAGGACCACAGCCTTTAAAAGTGCTAGATTATATACTAGATAAAAAAAACATTCAAATGATTAAAGGAAATCATGAAAAGATGTTTGAAGATGCAATAATAAATGATGACTATATGTTATGGTATGTTAATGGTGGATATGTAACTCATAGTCAGCTTCTTGAGAGAGGAGAAACTGAAATTGTTAAAGTTTTAGAGTATATTAAAGGTTTACCTTTAATCAAAGTTGTGGACAAGTTTATTTTTGTTCACGCAGGTTTTAAAGATTACGATGATAGCTTTGAACTTGAAGAATTTTTAACTCAAAGTGAAGATATTTATATTTGGAGTAGAGATAATATAGGAAATGAAAAAAAATATAGGGATTATACTATTATTTGTGGACACACACCTGTACAAAATATAGAAGATGGATCAAATACCATTATAAAGAGGCATGGAACTATATATATAGATTGTGGATGCTGTTTTGGGGAAAATGTAGATGGACAGCTTGCATGCTTAAGGCTTGAAGATATGCAAGAATATTATGTGAGTAAAATATGTGTATAG
- a CDS encoding 2'-5' RNA ligase family protein, translating to MYLISLYFDEKIEKTIQQLIDKVAEKSGNKYMIEGRVPPHITISAFETEEESKVINVIDKVMREIKRGTLNWVSIGVFKKQVIFLMPVLNEYLHNLSFLINDSLLSVSDITFNKFYMPMQWVPHTTIGKKLSEEEMIIAFKTLQNNFKMFSGQVTKIGLAKTNPYEEIKVWIL from the coding sequence ATGTACTTAATATCTTTATATTTTGATGAAAAAATAGAAAAAACTATACAGCAATTAATAGATAAAGTAGCTGAAAAAAGTGGTAATAAATATATGATTGAAGGTAGAGTACCTCCTCATATTACAATTTCAGCTTTTGAAACAGAAGAAGAAAGTAAAGTTATAAATGTAATTGATAAAGTTATGAGAGAAATTAAACGTGGTACTTTGAATTGGGTTTCTATTGGAGTTTTCAAAAAACAGGTTATATTTTTAATGCCGGTTTTAAATGAATATCTGCATAATTTATCATTTTTAATAAATGACTCCTTATTATCTGTTAGTGATATAACTTTTAATAAATTTTATATGCCAATGCAGTGGGTACCTCATACAACAATAGGAAAAAAACTAAGTGAAGAAGAGATGATTATTGCATTTAAAACTTTACAAAATAATTTTAAGATGTTTAGTGGACAAGTAACTAAAATTGGATTAGCAAAGACTAATCCATATGAAGAAATAAAAGTTTGGATTTTATAA
- a CDS encoding ABC transporter substrate-binding protein — translation MIVSILILTSFTGCKSSDKSNVVNISILNSKPEITVALHEAAKDFMEENEDINIKLVKYSQSSSYIEKVNFMYEAGNAPTMIIMDSAHIRSFKDKFVDLSTEEWIKDISGDIPDIAKNDSGNIIGFPFTTEGMGFIYNKKVTDEAGIDVKGINSISALEEAFNKVNAIGKNAIIVTNEEWSLGDHFLSTFYSIDSEKSGINTEMYFENLKKSPEAIKNNGILNGLIDTFDLMKKYNMYADNPMSPSYDKCAELLGKGDVGFWYMGNWASMNILANSNGNNEFGFISVPVSNDSSAYGQNEIVVDVTKYIVIDSNNSLEQQEAAKRFLNYLVYNEKGNEFIVEDCGIIPSFNNINISQTDPLVSDIIKYRNDNKTMDFMTSYLPSNNSAIVGNLLRRYLNNEITRENLLDEICNFWANI, via the coding sequence ATGATTGTGAGTATTTTAATATTAACATCATTTACAGGATGTAAGTCTTCTGACAAGAGTAATGTTGTTAATATATCAATTTTGAATTCAAAACCGGAAATCACAGTGGCACTGCATGAAGCTGCTAAGGATTTTATGGAAGAAAATGAAGATATAAATATAAAACTTGTAAAGTACAGTCAATCAAGCTCATATATAGAAAAAGTGAATTTTATGTATGAAGCAGGCAATGCCCCTACAATGATAATCATGGATTCTGCGCATATAAGAAGTTTTAAAGATAAGTTTGTAGATCTTTCAACTGAAGAATGGATTAAAGATATTTCTGGGGATATACCTGATATTGCTAAAAATGATAGTGGCAATATTATAGGATTTCCATTTACGACTGAAGGTATGGGATTTATATATAATAAAAAAGTTACAGATGAAGCTGGAATTGATGTAAAAGGAATAAATTCAATATCTGCTTTAGAAGAGGCTTTTAATAAGGTCAATGCCATAGGCAAAAATGCTATTATTGTAACAAATGAAGAATGGTCTTTAGGTGATCATTTCCTATCAACATTTTATTCTATTGATAGTGAAAAATCTGGAATAAATACTGAAATGTATTTTGAAAATCTTAAGAAATCCCCTGAAGCTATTAAGAACAATGGGATTTTAAATGGACTTATTGATACTTTTGATCTGATGAAGAAGTATAATATGTATGCGGATAATCCTATGTCACCATCATATGATAAATGTGCAGAACTTTTAGGAAAAGGTGATGTAGGGTTCTGGTATATGGGAAACTGGGCATCGATGAATATTTTAGCTAATAGTAATGGAAATAACGAATTTGGTTTTATTTCTGTTCCAGTAAGTAATGATAGTAGTGCTTATGGGCAGAATGAAATAGTAGTAGATGTTACAAAATATATTGTTATTGATAGCAATAACTCATTAGAGCAGCAAGAAGCAGCAAAAAGATTCTTAAATTATCTTGTATATAATGAAAAAGGTAATGAGTTTATAGTTGAAGATTGTGGCATTATACCAAGTTTTAATAATATAAATATAAGTCAAACAGATCCTTTAGTTTCAGATATAATTAAGTATAGAAATGATAATAAGACTATGGATTTTATGACAAGCTACCTTCCATCTAATAATTCGGCAATTGTTGGTAATTTATTAAGAAGATATCTTAATAATGAAATAACAAGAGAAAATCTGTTAGATGAAATATGTAATTTTTGGGCTAACATTTAG
- a CDS encoding thioester domain-containing protein gives MKLKKQFKQILCVLAVLIVFSNIIGASSDSFPKELKINVSKNDIYQVEYVDFDISSRKMNIKGRDEVAYCLEIDKDYPGNQVFKLNGSPDKKISNIIAAGYPNRSAKDLNVSNDDEAYFATQVAIWSYIEGYNLNKIKGDKKVVNAIKKVYNDGVNNAYTSDNEYKVYTPSNKSIQEAVVIFTNKTTPEEPTTPEPKPEEPTVPEEPTTPEIPTVPEVPTVPEVPTVPEKPVVPETPTTPEIKPEIPTTPPSITEDIDGGENKVESTEPHYPPQEG, from the coding sequence ATGAAATTAAAGAAACAATTTAAACAAATATTATGTGTTTTAGCTGTACTTATAGTTTTTAGTAATATTATTGGTGCTTCATCAGATTCATTTCCAAAAGAATTAAAAATAAATGTAAGTAAAAATGATATTTACCAAGTTGAATATGTAGATTTTGATATAAGTTCTCGTAAAATGAATATCAAAGGAAGAGATGAAGTTGCATACTGTCTTGAAATTGATAAAGATTATCCTGGAAATCAAGTATTTAAACTTAATGGATCACCTGATAAAAAAATATCTAATATAATAGCAGCAGGATATCCAAATAGATCTGCAAAAGATTTAAATGTATCTAATGATGATGAGGCATATTTTGCAACACAAGTGGCTATATGGAGTTATATTGAAGGTTACAATTTAAATAAAATCAAAGGAGATAAAAAAGTAGTTAATGCTATTAAAAAAGTTTATAACGATGGAGTAAACAATGCTTATACTAGTGATAATGAATATAAAGTATATACACCATCAAATAAATCCATACAAGAAGCAGTAGTTATTTTTACTAATAAAACTACACCTGAAGAACCTACAACTCCTGAACCAAAACCTGAAGAACCTACTGTTCCAGAAGAGCCTACTACACCAGAGATACCAACTGTTCCAGAAGTACCGACAGTTCCGGAAGTACCAACAGTTCCTGAAAAACCAGTAGTGCCTGAAACACCAACTACACCTGAAATAAAACCTGAAATTCCAACTACACCTCCAAGTATCACAGAAGATATTGATGGTGGAGAAAATAAAGTTGAAAGTACCGAACCTCATTACCCACCACAAGAAGGTTAA
- a CDS encoding GTP pyrophosphokinase — translation MSIKEFEYLDVAIAKLEDKYDDLEELSVVIQDNFFEILKENSIEFLNISARVKSPESLKEKILRNKYYKRYPDGNKLIYNLSDLIGVRIECRFADDERNIYRFFKKYFNKNSDGNYYYNENDDNFYLKLEGKQPQKQKNGFTIYRIDGKYVFNGNDIPFELQIKSLVNMFWGEIEHEIIYKNSNYIIENNFLKDIMGSIKNNLSMIDKQLVTVFNHFETKKKTDSDSRKKHLENIVSKIIYDLFANKMKNSIGMTVDFKKSCETIIRYAFVSEDYESEDKYTEVLIKALTRLSEITNESIDFNSDIMFERKIKFEDEFTKRLGEYFQSVINNEFSWNLFFRILFTLEPLNNAGDFEKFLEFLRVNFIESKYISKQKEVLKEKFKERYIEIENAITLQTVESLIDVDKIDIVYDYNIYDINDEVEDIYRQISNNISSIDQWEKESVRILDKLDAEIKDIFA, via the coding sequence TTGAGTATAAAGGAATTTGAATATTTGGATGTAGCAATAGCTAAACTTGAAGATAAGTATGATGATTTAGAAGAATTATCTGTTGTAATACAAGACAATTTTTTTGAAATTCTTAAAGAAAATTCAATTGAATTTTTAAATATCTCTGCAAGAGTAAAATCACCAGAAAGTTTAAAGGAAAAGATACTTAGGAATAAGTACTATAAACGATATCCAGATGGAAACAAGCTTATTTATAATTTAAGTGATTTAATAGGTGTAAGAATTGAATGTAGATTTGCAGACGATGAAAGGAACATCTATAGATTTTTTAAGAAGTATTTCAATAAAAATAGTGATGGTAATTATTATTATAATGAAAATGATGATAACTTTTATTTAAAATTAGAAGGAAAACAGCCTCAAAAGCAGAAAAATGGATTTACTATATATAGAATTGATGGTAAGTATGTTTTTAATGGAAATGATATTCCTTTTGAACTTCAAATTAAGTCTTTAGTAAATATGTTCTGGGGAGAAATAGAACATGAAATAATTTATAAGAACTCTAATTATATTATTGAAAATAATTTCTTAAAGGATATAATGGGATCAATAAAAAACAATTTATCAATGATTGATAAACAGCTTGTAACAGTTTTTAATCATTTTGAAACTAAGAAAAAAACAGATAGTGATTCAAGAAAGAAACACCTCGAAAATATAGTTTCTAAAATTATATATGATTTATTTGCAAATAAAATGAAAAATTCTATTGGAATGACCGTTGATTTTAAAAAATCCTGTGAAACAATAATAAGGTATGCATTTGTATCAGAAGATTATGAATCAGAAGATAAGTATACTGAAGTTCTTATTAAAGCTTTAACAAGACTGAGTGAAATAACCAATGAAAGTATAGATTTTAATTCAGATATAATGTTTGAAAGAAAAATTAAATTTGAAGATGAATTTACAAAAAGATTAGGAGAGTATTTTCAGAGTGTAATAAATAATGAGTTTTCATGGAATCTATTCTTTAGAATTCTATTTACTTTAGAACCATTAAATAACGCAGGAGATTTTGAAAAATTTTTAGAATTTCTTAGAGTAAATTTTATAGAATCAAAATATATAAGTAAACAAAAGGAAGTTCTTAAAGAAAAATTTAAAGAAAGATATATAGAAATAGAAAATGCTATAACTTTACAGACAGTTGAATCTTTAATTGATGTTGATAAAATTGATATAGTATATGATTATAATATTTATGATATAAATGATGAAGTTGAAGATATATACAGACAGATATCTAACAATATTTCATCCATTGATCAATGGGAAAAAGAAAGTGTTAGAATTTTGGATAAACTTGATGCGGAGATAAAAGATATATTTGCTTAA
- a CDS encoding methyl-accepting chemotaxis protein, with protein sequence MKTKTKDKNNEKTLKTKLLFSFLSVGILPLIIFALICGVIIKSSMYSSEILSLKQISRMITDNLDNWADDNVILVEDIATSQTVYSTDIDSIQQELRNKQGQDTGILNIMYVDTNGNIIADSLGSKGENISSEPYFKDVSKGYSYVSDVLVYENNLSYIIFSSPVKQNNKVVGYIVNKVKTESIEDSIGTIFYSEDGQVYTFNNNGYITYHSDYTKIMNENILESSSELSKGAEKALDGNFNSINYTYNGEKGVAVYNFIPSLKWGTMTTTPNSEIYKGFKNAFITVFPIVIVIIVLIVGVALYILKLFTKPINEMASLTKEVANGNLSVQCDLTGASEITNIGNDLNEMVNSLRNLVLSIDSKSNDLKDASVELEELASSAEENSRDISSAMTEIADTSVAQASKTDDILSYVRNLDEKISEVTKKLGETNSALKISDDALKKGNKGTKELKNSTEEQFKLVDQAVDEVNELSQFVLNIDRIIETISEISNQTSLLALNASIEAARAGESGKGFAVVAEEVGKLANESKEATQETAEILNTIRNKADLTTKLMSSIDEGMKVQNLTVNETLAIFDEITNADSKISDNIKSFNNLIDYIKDFSENLLELIETLASSSEESAAVSEEVTASSEDQISVVEKVKVAGDKILKVVDELKVNIDKFKTE encoded by the coding sequence ATGAAAACGAAAACAAAGGATAAAAATAATGAAAAAACTCTTAAGACAAAATTATTATTTAGTTTTCTAAGCGTTGGTATACTGCCATTAATTATATTTGCACTTATATGTGGCGTTATAATTAAATCTTCTATGTATAGCAGCGAAATACTGTCGTTAAAACAAATATCCAGAATGATAACAGATAACTTAGATAATTGGGCTGATGACAATGTAATTTTAGTGGAAGATATTGCAACTTCCCAAACTGTATATAGTACTGATATTGACAGTATACAGCAAGAATTACGAAACAAACAAGGTCAAGATACAGGAATATTAAATATAATGTATGTTGATACTAATGGAAATATAATTGCGGATTCTCTTGGATCTAAAGGTGAAAATATTAGCAGTGAACCCTATTTTAAGGATGTAAGCAAAGGGTATTCATATGTTAGTGATGTTTTAGTATATGAAAATAATCTTTCGTATATAATTTTTTCGTCTCCTGTAAAACAAAACAATAAAGTTGTTGGATATATTGTAAATAAGGTTAAAACAGAAAGTATTGAAGATAGTATAGGTACTATATTTTATTCAGAAGATGGACAAGTATATACATTCAATAATAATGGATATATAACATATCACAGTGATTACACTAAAATAATGAATGAGAATATATTGGAAAGTTCAAGTGAATTAAGTAAAGGTGCAGAAAAAGCATTAGATGGTAATTTCAACAGCATAAATTATACATACAATGGTGAAAAGGGAGTAGCTGTATATAATTTTATACCGTCATTAAAATGGGGAACAATGACAACTACTCCAAATTCAGAAATATATAAGGGCTTTAAGAATGCATTTATAACTGTATTTCCTATAGTAATAGTTATCATAGTACTAATAGTAGGGGTTGCCCTTTACATTTTAAAGCTTTTTACAAAACCAATTAATGAAATGGCATCACTTACTAAGGAAGTGGCAAATGGAAATCTTTCAGTTCAGTGTGATTTAACTGGTGCATCAGAAATTACGAACATAGGAAATGACTTAAATGAAATGGTAAATTCATTGAGAAATCTTGTGCTTAGCATAGATAGCAAAAGTAATGATCTTAAAGATGCATCTGTTGAACTTGAGGAATTGGCATCTTCTGCTGAAGAAAACAGTAGAGATATTTCTTCGGCTATGACTGAAATTGCAGATACTTCTGTTGCTCAGGCATCAAAGACAGATGATATATTAAGTTATGTTAGAAATCTAGATGAGAAGATTAGTGAAGTTACAAAAAAACTTGGAGAGACAAATAGTGCTTTAAAAATATCAGATGATGCTTTGAAAAAGGGAAATAAAGGTACTAAGGAATTAAAAAATAGTACTGAAGAACAGTTTAAGCTAGTTGATCAAGCTGTTGATGAAGTTAATGAATTATCTCAATTTGTTTTAAATATAGATAGAATTATTGAAACAATAAGTGAAATATCAAATCAGACAAGTCTCCTTGCATTAAATGCATCAATTGAAGCAGCACGAGCTGGTGAAAGTGGAAAAGGATTTGCAGTAGTTGCAGAAGAAGTAGGAAAATTAGCAAATGAGTCTAAGGAAGCTACACAAGAAACCGCAGAAATATTAAATACTATAAGAAATAAAGCTGATTTGACTACAAAGCTTATGAGTTCTATAGATGAAGGTATGAAAGTTCAAAATTTAACAGTAAACGAAACTCTAGCTATATTTGATGAAATTACAAATGCAGATAGTAAGATATCAGATAATATAAAGTCATTTAATAATCTTATTGACTATATAAAGGACTTTAGTGAAAATCTTTTAGAACTTATTGAAACTCTTGCGAGTAGTTCAGAAGAAAGTGCAGCTGTATCAGAAGAAGTTACAGCATCTTCTGAAGATCAGATTTCTGTAGTTGAAAAAGTAAAAGTAGCAGGAGATAAGATTTTAAAAGTTGTAGATGAATTAAAAGTTAATATAGACAAGTTCAAGACAGAATAG
- a CDS encoding GNAT family N-acetyltransferase, with protein MLKLVLPDITHKDKVISYKEEFRKNCESMDGTAGLESTESYEQWMKHIKENSNKETVKEGFVPATTFLAIRQEDNELVGMIDIRHELNEFLFDFGGNIGYSIRKGERRKGYATEMLKLALEECKKIGLDKILLTCSKTNLGSAKTMVNNGAVLEREVKKWQDIIQRYWIVL; from the coding sequence ATGTTAAAATTAGTTTTGCCAGATATTACTCATAAAGATAAAGTTATTTCATATAAAGAGGAATTTAGAAAAAATTGTGAGAGTATGGATGGTACTGCTGGATTAGAGAGTACTGAATCATATGAACAATGGATGAAACATATAAAGGAAAATAGTAATAAAGAAACAGTTAAGGAAGGTTTTGTTCCAGCAACTACTTTTTTAGCAATAAGGCAAGAAGATAATGAATTGGTTGGAATGATTGATATAAGGCATGAGTTGAATGAGTTTTTATTTGATTTTGGAGGAAACATTGGATATAGTATACGCAAAGGTGAAAGACGAAAAGGATATGCAACAGAAATGTTAAAGCTTGCTTTAGAAGAATGTAAAAAGATTGGACTTGATAAGATTTTGCTTACATGTAGTAAAACTAATTTAGGATCAGCCAAGACAATGGTGAATAATGGTGCTGTTTTAGAAAGAGAAGTGAAAAAATGGCAGGATATAATACAGCGTTATTGGATTGTATTATAA
- a CDS encoding nitrite/sulfite reductase, giving the protein MKELKEKLLGEIEEFREKGHKFLNKELSVMDFKHASGGMGVYAERSRNTFMIRFRTPSGIISFNEMKWFIDKAEENNLQNIHFTTRQAVQFHGLSIDAVCDLMKEALENNIYTRGAGGNFPRNVAISPLSGVQKDEAFDVSPYALLVNRYFMERIRDYKLPRKLKVSFSNKDEDVAHCSMTDLGFLAINNNGNKLFKVYIGGGLGQNPKTGVALDEYCNPNEVLNYVEAMVRLFIEEGDYQNRAKARIRYILERMGEEEFKNCFKKHLNAVMSEDKLNFNIKEIQCEKEGIKTECEDIRLVEQKQNGLYSVYFHPVGGQADLKILRNIVSAIESMNDIELRLTMTEGIFIRNLNGKEAEELLNITAGCGGETKLEQSVSCIGVPVCQIGLGASQSMLKNILNYFKEKNYTKDILPSIHISGCANSCGFHQGALIGLTGKKKKYNDLLEDAFELHVNGRFSEGNAKLAKVYGVLLAREIPEFMYELALKVEEKNVPFEEYAEKFEAEISELVGKFN; this is encoded by the coding sequence ATGAAGGAATTAAAAGAAAAGCTTTTAGGTGAAATTGAAGAATTTAGAGAAAAGGGACATAAGTTTTTAAATAAGGAACTATCTGTTATGGATTTTAAGCATGCGTCAGGTGGAATGGGAGTTTATGCTGAAAGAAGTAGAAATACCTTTATGATAAGATTCAGAACTCCATCAGGAATTATTTCTTTTAATGAAATGAAATGGTTTATTGATAAGGCAGAAGAAAATAATCTTCAGAACATTCATTTTACAACAAGGCAGGCAGTACAATTTCATGGATTATCAATAGATGCTGTATGTGATTTAATGAAGGAAGCTCTTGAAAATAACATATATACAAGAGGTGCAGGTGGGAATTTTCCAAGAAATGTTGCAATATCTCCACTTTCAGGAGTACAAAAAGATGAAGCCTTTGATGTATCTCCATATGCACTATTAGTAAACAGATACTTTATGGAAAGAATAAGGGATTATAAACTTCCAAGAAAGCTAAAAGTATCTTTTTCGAATAAAGATGAAGATGTTGCTCATTGCAGTATGACAGATTTAGGATTTTTAGCTATAAATAATAATGGAAATAAGTTATTTAAAGTATATATTGGTGGAGGGCTTGGACAGAATCCTAAAACAGGAGTTGCCCTTGATGAGTATTGTAATCCAAATGAAGTTTTAAATTATGTTGAAGCAATGGTAAGGTTATTCATTGAAGAAGGAGATTATCAAAATAGAGCAAAAGCAAGAATAAGATACATACTTGAAAGAATGGGTGAAGAAGAATTTAAAAATTGCTTCAAGAAGCATTTAAATGCAGTTATGTCAGAGGACAAGTTAAATTTCAATATTAAAGAAATACAATGTGAAAAAGAAGGAATTAAGACTGAATGTGAGGATATAAGATTAGTAGAACAAAAGCAGAATGGATTATATAGTGTATATTTCCATCCAGTTGGTGGTCAGGCAGATTTAAAAATTCTAAGAAATATTGTAAGTGCTATAGAAAGCATGAATGATATTGAATTAAGGCTTACAATGACAGAAGGGATTTTTATAAGAAATCTTAACGGAAAAGAAGCAGAAGAATTATTAAATATTACTGCAGGTTGTGGTGGAGAAACAAAACTCGAACAAAGTGTATCATGTATTGGTGTTCCAGTATGTCAAATAGGTCTTGGGGCAAGTCAGAGTATGCTCAAAAATATTTTGAATTATTTTAAAGAAAAAAATTATACTAAAGATATACTTCCAAGTATCCATATATCAGGATGTGCAAATTCATGTGGATTCCATCAAGGTGCATTAATTGGACTTACTGGTAAGAAGAAAAAATATAATGATCTTTTAGAAGATGCATTTGAATTACACGTAAATGGAAGATTTTCAGAAGGTAATGCAAAGCTTGCTAAGGTTTATGGCGTACTTCTTGCAAGAGAAATCCCAGAGTTTATGTATGAATTAGCTTTAAAAGTTGAAGAAAAGAATGTTCCTTTTGAAGAATATGCTGAAAAATTTGAAGCTGAAATAAGTGAATTAGTAGGAAAATTTAATTAA
- a CDS encoding aldo/keto reductase: MKYVTLNNGIEMPILGYGVYQINNDETERCVLDAISVGYRLIDTAQVYSNEDGVGNAIKKCGVKREELFITTKIWISNSGYEKAKVSIDESLKKLKTDYIDLILIHEPFGDYYGVYRAMVEAYKCEKVRAIGVSNFYPDRLIDICKFQEVIPAINQVETHIYYQQIKEREIMNKYGVQHEGWAPFAEGANKMFSNKILLKIANKYRKSVPQIILRFLIENDIVVIPKSIQKSRMIENFDIFNFELSNKDKKIIRDLDKGKSLFFSHYDPEVVERFLSE, from the coding sequence ATGAAGTATGTAACTTTAAATAATGGAATTGAAATGCCAATTTTAGGATATGGAGTTTATCAGATTAACAATGATGAAACTGAAAGATGTGTATTAGATGCTATTTCTGTTGGATATAGATTAATTGATACTGCACAAGTTTATTCTAATGAAGATGGTGTAGGTAATGCTATAAAAAAATGTGGAGTTAAAAGAGAAGAGTTATTTATAACAACTAAGATATGGATTTCTAATAGTGGATATGAAAAAGCCAAAGTATCAATTGATGAATCATTGAAGAAATTAAAAACAGATTATATTGATTTGATTCTTATACATGAACCTTTTGGGGACTATTACGGAGTATATAGAGCTATGGTAGAGGCTTATAAATGTGAAAAGGTACGAGCTATTGGAGTCAGCAATTTTTATCCAGATAGATTAATTGACATATGTAAATTTCAAGAAGTAATACCAGCTATAAACCAAGTAGAAACTCATATATATTATCAGCAGATTAAAGAACGTGAAATCATGAATAAATATGGAGTTCAGCATGAAGGTTGGGCTCCTTTTGCAGAAGGTGCAAATAAAATGTTTTCAAATAAAATACTTTTGAAAATTGCAAATAAGTATAGAAAGTCCGTACCACAGATAATTTTAAGATTTTTAATAGAAAATGATATCGTTGTTATACCTAAATCAATTCAAAAATCTAGAATGATAGAAAATTTTGATATATTTAATTTTGAACTATCCAATAAGGATAAAAAGATAATTAGAGATTTGGACAAAGGAAAAAGTCTATTTTTTTCTCATTATGATCCAGAAGTGGTAGAACGATTTCTGAGTGAATAA